A window of the Lactuca sativa cultivar Salinas chromosome 7, Lsat_Salinas_v11, whole genome shotgun sequence genome harbors these coding sequences:
- the LOC111884775 gene encoding F-box protein At-B translates to MDIFKNTRTEAEIFSKTHRGEREREEGKNGHSVMAHKRSTSTAVAGSASATVGGDSLLERIPENLLNEIFLKLEPETLSSLSSLACVSRTLQSSVNNVLSSFSSVDLSAFSLDPQTFDGIRRNLGNIQKITLDCLRLSDSSIRNLLGPDVEELILLKCSSLSCRFLSSIGRTCPNLRVLTLEFSGFIDKSSVFDLNFRGSLENCRSLESLKIKIRGGEINDYSFMLLGIYHLLPKTIKILKLQPSISLDTLVFFRTIPIPHTTFSQTLTQISLVLDTITDLLLHTITHSLPLLTDLDLKDQPSSDTSDDLSDLGIQSLIHCKNLTHLSLIRIRHHSSTSFKRTTDMGFFLLSEGCKQLESVRLSGFSKVSDAGFTSILNSCSNLKKFEIQNTHLLTDLTFQDVSKVPRVLEEVKLVSCNSITSEGVHEIASCSGLKILDLFGCKSVADSCLGNVSKLRLLTSLNLSGADVTDSGMVILGKIHAPITFLSLRGCKRVTDKGIGHLLSNGKIGNNLTSLDLGHMPGITDYSVGIVVDSCIGLVELCIRNCFHVTNVSMKVLGLKGGIRRVDVYNCSGLTVGCFELLKKPLFRGLQWIGIGKTRVICVGDDGFDEIHRERPWLTICADGCEVGCHDGWQFHKF, encoded by the exons ATGgatatttttaaaaatacaagGACGGAAGCGGAAATATTTAGCAAAACCCATCGGGGAGAAAGAGAGCGAGAGGAGGGAAAAAACGGTCATTCAGTGATGGCTCATAAGAGAAGCACCAGCACCGCCGTCGCCGGCTCTGCCTCCGCCACCGTAGGCGGCGACAGCTTACTGGAGAGGATACCGGAGAACTTACTCAATGAAATCTTCTTAAAGTTGGAACCGGAGACACTGTCTTCGCTCAGCTCGTTAGCATGCGTTTCACGAACCCTTCAATCGTCCGTCAACAACGTTCTCTCCTCCTTCTCGTCCGTAGATCTCTCC GCGTTTTCTCTAGATCCACAGACATTTGATGGAATTAGAAGAAACTTAGGCAATATCCAGAAGATCACCTTAGATTGTCTTCGCCTCAGTGATTCTTCAATCAGAAACCTCCTTGGACCAGATGTTGAGGAATTGATTTTGTTGAAATGTTCTTCACTCTCCTGCAGATTTCTTTCTAGCATCGGAAGAACTTGCCCAAATTTAAG AGTGCTTACGCTGGAGTTTTCTGGCTTCATTGACAAATCTTCTGTATTCGATTTGAATTTCAGAGGCTCACTTGAAAATTGTCGATCCCTGGAG TCTCTGAAAATCAAGATCCGGGGAGGTGAAATCAACGATTACAGCTTCATGCTACTCGGTATCTATCACTTGCTCCCAAAAACCATTAAGATCCTTAAACTTCAACCATCTATTTCATTAGACACTCTTGTGTTCTTCAGAACAATCCCCATTCCTCATACAACTTTTAGCCAAACATTAACACAAATCTCACTAGTATTAGACACCATCACAGATCTCCTTCTCCACACCATCACACACTCTCTCCCTCTTCTAACTGACCTCGATCTCAAAGACCAACCATCATCTGACACATCAGACGACCTATCTGACCTAGGAATTCAGTCACTAATCCATTGTAAAAACCTAACTCACCTCTCTCTTATCCGAATTCGCCACCATAGTTCCACCTCATTCAAAAGAACAACCGAtatgggcttctttttgctttccgaGGGTTGTAAACAACTGGAATCCGTTCGTCTTTCCGGGTTTTCAAAAGTTAGCGATGCCGGATTCACTTCAATTCTCAATTCCTGTTCCAATCTGAAAAAATTCGAGATCCAAAACACGCATCTTTTGACGGATTTGACATTCCAAGATGTCAGTAAAGTTCCTAGGGTTCTTGAAGAGGTGAAATTGGTGTCTTGTAATTCGATAACAAGTGAAGGAGTACATGAAATCGCTAGTTGTAGTGGATTAAAGATTCTTGATTTGTTTGGGTGTAAAAGTGTAGCAGATTCCTGCCTTGGAAACGTTTCAAAACTTAGACTTTTAACTTCTTTAAACTTATCCGGGGCGGATGTTACCGATTCCGGGATGGTAATTTTAGGTAAAATTCATGCCCCGATTACATTCCTGTCTTTAAGAGGTTGCAAAAGGGTAACCGATAAAGGAATCGGTCATCTATTATCAAACGGAAAAATTGGGAACAATTTAACGTCTCTTGATCTTGGTCATATGCCTGGAATCACTGATTACAGTGTTGGCATTGTTGTTGATTCTTGTATCGGGCTGGTGGAATTGTGTATAAGGAATTGTTTTCATGTGACAAATGTGTCcatgaaggttttagggttgaAAGGGGGAATTAGGAGGGTTGATGTTTATAATTGTAGTGGGTTAACTGTTGGGTGTTTTGAGTTGTTGAAGAAGCCTTTGTTTCGTGGTTTACAGTGGATTGGAATTGGGAAGACACGTGTCATATGTGTAGGAGATGATGGGTTTGATGAAATTCATAGGGAGAGACCATGGTTGACTATTTGTGCTGATGGTTGTGAGGTTGGGTGTCATGATGGATGGCAATTTCATAAGTTTTAA
- the LOC111884776 gene encoding probable protein phosphatase 2C 6, with amino-acid sequence MGTCYSTTGSRRRHRKDGDGNKDDENDRRWKSKSGRKINLKSTDLKFKFGGGGGSRSAAAEERALHQVPGRLFGNGSSSIASLYTQQGKKGTNQDAMIVWENFCSTNEAVFCGVFDGHGPYGHMVARKVRDSLPVLLSTHWTTGSDSENRNGNEEEEDEEEEEEEKWCEELEFGNGEKERVPEKYLPLKKSILKAFRLMDMELKTHPSIDCFCSGTTAVALIKQAQDLIIGNLGDSRAVLATKDDNNGLVAVQLTVDLKPNLPREAARIQQFKGRVFALQDEPEVARVWLPNSDSPGLAMARAFGDFCLKDFGLISTPDIYYHHITQKDKFVLLASDGVWDVLSNKEAIDIVAAAPSRSTAARALVDCATRAWRLKYPTSKNDDCAVVCLFLDPKPMSIAPIEEQKEENISSSSVTQDLVNVKESSEIEPYVEPVNNKPIENGVGGSKRSLAECISSTEDEEWSALEGVTRVNSLVSIPRFLSGDKRSSNSRKSVIKI; translated from the exons ATGGGTACGTGTTATTCCACCACCGGCAGCCGCCGGAGACATAGAAAAGACGGCGACGGTAACAAAgatgatgaaaatgatagacgGTGGAAGTCCAAGAGTGGTAGAAAGATCAATCTTAAATCCACTGATTTAAAGTTCAAGTTCGGTGGCGGCGGCGGCAGCAGGAGTGCTGCGGCGGAGGAACGTGCCCTCCACCAGGTTCCCGGTAGGCTATTCGGTAATGGGTCCAGTAGCATCGCCAGTTTATACACGCAACAGGGCAAGAAAGGCACAAATCAAGACGCCATGATCGTTTGGGAG AACTTCTGTTCGACAAATGAAGCGGTGTTTTGTGGAGTATTTGATGGGCATGGCCCATACGGACATATGGTCGCTAGGAAAGTTAGGGATTCTCTTCCCGTTTTGTTGTCTACTCACTGGACGACTGGTTCTGATAGTGAGAACAGAAATGGTAAtgaggaagaagaagacgaagaggaagaagaagaagaaaaatggtgTGAAGAATTGGAGTTTGGTAATGGTGAGAAAGAACGAGTTCCTGAAAAGTATCTTCCACTTAAAAAGTCGATTTTGAAAGCTTTTAGGTTAATGGATATGGAGCTCAAGACACATCCATCTATTGATTGTTTCTGTAGTGGAACAACTGCTGTTGCTTTGATCAAACAG GCTCAAGATCTTATAATAGGAAATCTTGGGGACTCGAGAGCGGTTTTGGCAACTAAAGATGACAACAATGGTTTAGTTGCTGTCCAATTGACCGTTGATTTAAAACCGAATCTCCCAA GAGAAGCAGCAAGGATTCAACAGTTTAAAGGGCGTGTTTTTGCATTACAAGATGAGCCAGAAGTCGCACGCGTTTGGTTACCGAATAGTGATTCACCCGGTCTAGCAATGGCTAGAGCTTTTGGTGACTTCTGTCTAAAAGACTTCGGTTTAATCTCCACCCCGGATATTTATTACCACCATATCACCCAAAAAGACAAATTTGTCCTTCTCGCATCCGACGGG GTTTGGGATGTTCTCTCGAATAAAGAAGCTATCGACATTGTGGCTGCTGCCCCAAGTCGGTCAACGGCTGCCCGGGCCCTTGTTGACTGTGCCACAAGGGCTTGGCGGCTCAAATACCCGACATCCAAAAACGACGATTGTGCTGTTGTATGTCTATTTCTTGACCCAAAACCCATGTCAATTGCACCCATAGAAgaacaaaaagaagaaaatattagtagtagtagtgttaCACAGGATTTGGTGAATGTTAAAGAGTCGAGTGAGATTGAGCCATATGTTGAACCAGTAAACAACAAGCCAATTGAAAATGGTGTTGGGGGATCTAAAAGGAGCTTAGCAGAGTGCATATCGAGTACTGAAGATGAAGAATGGTCAGCACTTGAAGGTGTGACACGTGTCAATAGTTTGGTGAGTATTCCACGGTTCTTGTCTGGTGATAAAAGATCAAGCAATTCGAGAAAGTCTGTTATCAAGATTTGA
- the LOC111884778 gene encoding putative 4-hydroxy-4-methyl-2-oxoglutarate aldolase 3 → MSSFATAEVCDAHASHLASGDLRALQPIFKIYGQCRAFSGPVVTLKVFEDNVLVREHLESKGEGRVLVIDGGGSMRCALVGGNLGQLAQNNGWVGIVVNGCIRDVDEINGCDIGVRALASHPQKSYKRGNGEKGVPVHIGGTLIHDGEWLYADSDGILVSKTELSL, encoded by the coding sequence ATGTCATCATTTGCCACAGCTGAAGTGTGCGATGCTCATGCATCCCACCTAGCAAGTGGTGATCTTCGGGCCCTACAGCCCATATTCAAAATCTACGGGCAATGTCGGGCCTTTTCAGGGCCCGTAGTCACACTCAAAGTGTTTGAAGATAACGTGTTGGTTCGAGAGCATCTGGAGTCCAAAGGAGAGGGGAGAGTTCTTGTGATTGATGGTGGTGGTAGCATGAGATGTGCACTTGTGGGTGGAAATTTGGGCCAATTGGCCCAAAACAATGGGTGGGTTGGGATTGTGGTCAATGGGTGCATTCGCGATGTTGATGAGATCAATGGGTGTGATATTGGGGTTCGGGCTTTGGCTTCGCATCCTCAAAAGTCGTATAAAAGAGGTAATGGTGAAAAGGGTGTGCCAGTTCATATCGGTGGGACTTTGATTCATGATGGAGAATGGTTGTATGCTGATAGTGATGGGATTCTTGTTTCGAAGACTGAGTTGTCTTTATAA
- the LOC111884777 gene encoding glycerol-3-phosphate acyltransferase 9 has translation MVNSQDFKNSIPLSSISTPERGTKMSKLTSSSSELDLDRPNIEDYLPSDSIPQPHAKLRLRDLLDISPTLTEAAGAIVDDSFTRCFKSNPPEPWNWNIYLFPLWCLGVVVRYGILFPGRVLVLTLGWIIFLSCYIPVHLLLKGHDKLRKRLERALVELICSFFVASWTGVVKYHGPRPCARPKQVFVANHTSMIDFIVLEQMTAFAVIMQKHPGWVGLLQSTILDSLGCIWFNRSEAKDREIVARKLREHVEGADNNPLLIFPEGTCVNNQFTVMFKKGAFELGSTVCPIAIKYNKIFVDAFWNSKKQSFTTHLLQLMTSWAVVCDVWYLEPQNMKPGETPIEFAERVRDIISVRAGLKKVPWDGYLKYSRPSPKHRERKQQSFAESVLHRLEEK, from the exons ATGGTCAACAGTCAAGATTTCAAGAATTCAATCCCCCTTTCTTCTATCTCCACTCCAGAACGTGGCACCAAGATGAGCAAGCTAACCTCATCAAGCTCCGAGCTAGACCTAGATCGCCCCAACATCGAAGACTACCTCCCCTCCGATTCCATTCCACAACCTCACGCCAAGCTTCGTTT GCGCGATTTGCTGGACATCTCCCCGACGTTAACGGAGGCGGCTGGTGCCATTGTCGAT GATTCTTTCACACGATGCTTCAAATCAAATCCTCCAGAGCCTTGGAACTGGAATATATATTTATTCCCTTTGTGGTGTTTGGGAGTTGTAGTTAGATATGGGATTCTTTTCCCTGGAAG GGTTCTTGTTCTGACATTAGGATGGATAATCTTCCTATCATGTTATATTCCTGTGCATTTGCTATTAAAAGGGCATGATAAGTTAAGAAAAAGGCTAGAG AGGGCTCTGGTGGAGTTAATTTGCAGCTTCTTTGTTGCATCATGGACAGGGGTAGTGAAGTATCATGGCCCTAGACCATGTGCAAGGCCTAAACAg GTGTTTGTAGCTAATCATACATCAATGATTGATTTCATTGTTTTAGAACAAATGACTGCTTTTGCTGTTATCATGCAAAAACACCCCGGATGGGTTG gaCTTCTACAAAGCACTATTTTGGATAGTTTGGGGTGTATATGGTTTAATCGTTCCGAAGCAAAGGATCGTGAAATTGTAGCAAGAAA GTTAAGGGAGCATGTTGAAGGAGCTGACAACAATCCTCTTCTTATCTTCCCTGAAGGAACTTGTGTAAATAATCAGTTCACTGTTATGTTCAAAAAG GGTGCATTTGAACTTGGGTCCACTGTTTGCCCAATTGCAATCAAGTACAACAAAATCTTCGTTGATGCTTTCTGGAATAGCAAAAA ACAATCTTTCACAACTCATTTATTACAGTTGATGACATCATGGGCTGTGGTTTGTGATGTTTGGTACCTTGAGCCTCAAAATATGAAGCCTGGAGAAACACCTATTGAGTTTGCAGAGAG GGTGAGGGACATCATATCTGTTCGGGCAGGTCTTAAGAAGGTTCCTTGGGATGGATACTTGAAATACTCTCGCCCCAGCCCAAAACATAGGGAACGCAA ACAGCAAAGTTTTGCAGAGTCGGTGCTGCATCGGTTGGAAGAGAAATGA